A single Defluviitalea saccharophila DNA region contains:
- a CDS encoding response regulator transcription factor has protein sequence MGIKVLILDDEKLERVLIRKGYDWENNGFEIICEAGSGQEALESMRICPPDIVLTDINMPNMNGLQFVAKALEEFKDRNIKFVIITGYRDFEYARQAVKLGVEDFLLKPIDIENLESTITKLKEEILKSEEERRAVNQLKESLNRNMNIVKESFLQRLVENRVSEQEGINKLKMYGYQSLIDQSICCNIHLEYRQEINEEKKLKLGKDVVALIEEIELKPVVSFVHYLGNVILYFSNEDYELLLRNMELLESEINSLLLMPVNIGISNVHIGFEGIHKAFTESEKALNARIILGQNRCIRYEDYLKYKKNIDLSDLDWEDFIFSVQNCLESKVEDYVELYMQRIWESGNMDLQWLKFMTVYILTKGELTLHKLGKTLTNLESLKNFSELIDSIDSIEHMKEVIINSLQAIMDFHKKTRPKKGNQVIEQALEVINQYLYDPQLSLAFVASKIYTSDSYLSRVFKQEMKESLISYITKKRMEESIRLLNTTDLKVYEIAERVGIKDPHYFSICFKKHVGVTIKEYRKPKEL, from the coding sequence GTGGGAATTAAAGTGCTTATATTGGATGATGAAAAATTAGAAAGAGTATTGATTAGAAAAGGATATGACTGGGAAAATAATGGGTTCGAGATTATCTGTGAAGCGGGTTCAGGACAAGAAGCTTTGGAGAGTATGAGAATATGTCCCCCGGATATCGTATTAACGGATATCAATATGCCCAATATGAATGGTCTTCAATTTGTTGCTAAGGCTTTAGAAGAATTTAAAGATAGAAACATAAAGTTTGTCATTATCACGGGCTATCGTGACTTCGAATATGCAAGGCAAGCGGTTAAGCTTGGGGTAGAGGACTTTTTGTTAAAGCCCATAGATATTGAAAATTTGGAGAGTACAATTACCAAATTAAAAGAAGAGATTCTTAAATCCGAGGAAGAAAGAAGGGCAGTCAATCAATTAAAAGAATCTTTAAATCGGAATATGAATATTGTGAAAGAAAGCTTCCTGCAGCGTTTGGTAGAAAATCGTGTATCGGAGCAGGAGGGAATCAATAAGCTGAAGATGTACGGATACCAAAGTCTGATAGATCAAAGCATATGCTGTAATATACATTTGGAGTACCGGCAGGAAATAAACGAAGAAAAGAAATTAAAATTGGGCAAAGATGTGGTTGCTCTGATTGAAGAAATAGAGCTAAAGCCCGTCGTTTCCTTTGTTCATTATTTAGGAAATGTAATTTTGTATTTCTCCAATGAGGATTATGAATTGCTTCTAAGAAACATGGAGCTATTAGAAAGTGAAATTAATTCTTTACTGCTGATGCCGGTTAATATAGGGATTAGTAATGTGCATATAGGATTCGAAGGCATTCATAAAGCTTTCACAGAGTCGGAGAAGGCTTTAAATGCCAGAATTATTCTGGGGCAAAATCGCTGCATTCGTTATGAAGATTATTTAAAATACAAGAAAAATATTGATTTATCGGACTTGGATTGGGAAGATTTTATTTTTTCCGTACAAAATTGTTTGGAATCAAAGGTAGAAGACTATGTAGAACTTTATATGCAGCGTATTTGGGAATCAGGAAACATGGATCTTCAATGGTTAAAATTCATGACCGTATATATTTTAACGAAAGGAGAACTAACTCTCCATAAACTAGGGAAAACTCTGACGAATTTGGAGAGCTTAAAGAATTTTTCCGAGTTGATTGACAGTATTGACTCCATTGAACATATGAAAGAAGTTATTATCAATTCTTTGCAGGCCATCATGGATTTTCATAAAAAAACTCGACCGAAGAAAGGAAATCAAGTGATTGAGCAGGCTCTTGAAGTGATTAACCAGTATCTGTATGACCCTCAGTTAAGTTTAGCATTTGTAGCTTCTAAAATATATACCAGTGATTCTTATCTAAGCCGTGTCTTTAAGCAAGAAATGAAGGAATCCCTCATTAGTTATATTACGAAAAAGAGAATGGAAGAAAGCATTCGTCTCCTCAACACAACGGATTTAAAGGTATATGAGATAGCAGAGCGAGTAGGCATAAAAGATCCCCACTACTTTAGTATCTGTTTTAAAAAACATGTAGGGGTAACTATTAAAGAGTATAGAAAGCCAAAAGAGTTATAA
- a CDS encoding sensor histidine kinase, with amino-acid sequence MKQIQYSYEIVVISLDKIINYIKCLKIRTKIIVIYITLLVLSFIIGISTIYAIFKENTEREVGEAGLQTINALKGNLDVIFDNITQSSNMIYFDKDIQQALASVNHQSIAPSTLLTIQNSLLNMILSGKYISSVILIDSYDNYYKSYKVGPIAVHTKSFRNTEWYHQMLKSKGDGFFIHKSENIIQYPSRPTLNYITYVREIADKNDYKYLATLLLVIDESVFQKYFDEVTENDHSTFCIVDARGNYIIPPSENKDEIGELLKGKITSSPSYQSVKFLGTDAMLVQRDLGIQDWSLVGILNMNSKQELSNAYKSILIAFVALNLIIIIACVIVLTRLIFSPLTKVQRHMQMVESGEFVPMPIEEGYENEIISLKQVFNHMIYSLQELIEKIKQEEKIIMKNELDIIHAQINPHFLYNTLDAASALALLNDNKNCFKLIQALGNFYRNSLNSGKDVVTVADEIACIKNYITILNIRYDNRIKIHYDIEDRMLPLPMLKLILQPVVENAVYHGIKEREGEGNIHLKGYLDEDEMIFIISDDGMGMNEERIKEVLEGKTRTNKSGFGLYSLIQRISLYYNIESPVTVTSEIGSGTEITIRLKVIKGDEYCGN; translated from the coding sequence TTGAAACAAATACAGTATTCTTATGAAATAGTGGTGATATCCTTGGATAAAATAATCAATTACATTAAATGCTTAAAAATCAGAACTAAAATTATCGTCATTTATATTACGCTTTTAGTGCTGTCCTTTATTATCGGGATTTCCACTATTTATGCTATCTTTAAAGAAAATACGGAGAGAGAAGTCGGAGAAGCGGGGTTGCAGACCATTAATGCCTTAAAGGGTAACCTGGACGTAATTTTTGATAATATTACACAGTCCTCCAACATGATTTATTTTGATAAGGATATTCAGCAAGCCCTGGCATCTGTTAATCATCAAAGTATTGCTCCGTCAACTTTATTAACGATTCAAAATAGCTTATTAAACATGATTTTATCAGGAAAATATATTTCAAGTGTCATACTGATTGACTCCTACGACAACTATTACAAATCCTACAAAGTTGGTCCCATTGCCGTACATACCAAATCCTTTCGTAATACTGAATGGTATCATCAGATGTTAAAGTCAAAGGGAGACGGTTTTTTTATTCATAAAAGCGAAAACATTATTCAGTACCCCAGCAGACCGACCCTTAATTATATTACCTATGTTAGAGAGATAGCAGATAAAAACGATTACAAATATTTAGCAACGTTATTGTTAGTAATTGATGAATCTGTTTTTCAAAAATATTTTGATGAAGTTACTGAAAACGATCATTCTACTTTCTGCATTGTAGATGCTCGAGGGAATTATATTATACCACCCTCGGAAAATAAGGATGAAATAGGAGAGCTTCTAAAAGGAAAAATCACTTCAAGTCCCAGTTATCAGTCTGTCAAATTTCTAGGGACGGATGCCATGCTGGTACAAAGAGATTTAGGTATTCAGGACTGGAGTTTAGTAGGTATTCTAAATATGAACAGCAAGCAAGAACTTAGTAATGCCTACAAATCCATTCTTATAGCATTTGTTGCCCTTAATTTAATTATTATCATTGCTTGCGTGATTGTCTTGACAAGACTTATTTTCTCTCCGCTTACCAAGGTTCAAAGACATATGCAGATGGTAGAGAGCGGTGAATTTGTTCCTATGCCCATTGAAGAGGGGTACGAGAATGAAATTATATCTTTAAAGCAGGTTTTTAATCATATGATTTATTCTTTGCAGGAATTAATTGAAAAAATTAAGCAGGAAGAGAAAATTATTATGAAAAATGAGCTGGATATTATCCATGCTCAAATTAATCCCCATTTTCTTTATAATACCTTAGATGCGGCGTCAGCCCTTGCCTTACTGAATGATAATAAAAATTGTTTTAAGCTGATTCAAGCTTTAGGCAATTTTTATCGCAACAGTTTAAACAGTGGGAAAGATGTTGTAACCGTAGCGGATGAAATAGCCTGTATTAAAAATTATATCACCATATTAAATATTCGCTACGATAATCGTATAAAAATCCATTACGATATTGAAGACAGAATGTTGCCCCTGCCCATGCTTAAATTAATTCTTCAGCCTGTCGTAGAAAATGCAGTGTACCATGGCATTAAAGAACGGGAAGGGGAAGGAAATATTCATCTAAAAGGATACCTTGACGAGGATGAAATGATTTTTATTATTTCTGATGACGGTATGGGCATGAATGAAGAACGAATTAAGGAAGTATTAGAGGGAAAAACCAGAACAAACAAATCCGGATTTGGTCTTTACAGCTTAATACAAAGGATTTCATTATACTATAATATAGAATCTCCAGTTACCGTTACCAGCGAAATCGGTTCGGGCACAGAAATAACAATAAGACTAAAGGTAATAAAAGGAGACGAATATTGTGGGAATTAA